The DNA sequence ttttatattctaattactacgtgttaatttaattttcacCAATAGGACGGTATTCGATTTTTGTTAATttactttttaaaataattatcagTACTCGTGGCCTTCTTTTCAGGAATAATCTTCGAAGTTTCAAGAACATTCTGCTATATAATTACTATCTCTTAATTTAGTtctctattaattaatattgaTCGTAAATTTTACAAGAGTAGATCCAACTTCTCCTCGCGATGTTATTTCTAAAGACTGACCGCGCATGAAAAATTGCAACCACGATAAATGGCTACACGAATTATCTCTGAAGCGGGAGGCTGAACACGATAACGTGTCCCATTTTGTACTTTGAGCAACACGAGAAAACGTCGTGCAAGTTTATACCATGCCGAATAGATCAGACATTTTTTACCGAATATTGCACAAGTGGCTAGAATCCCATCTGCCCTGTGAATCGCTTAACCATTATCTTCTATTATCTGTCagaattttttttatcattgGTCGTGCTAGCGATACATTGCCGTCTCGAACGAAGCTTTCGTAACGATCAGACCGCTCTTTCTCGATATAGTATTTTCCCGAATATCAGAATCTCGAATGTCAGAAAAACGTCCAACACAAATTTACAAAGTCATTTAGCTCAAAATGGATCGAACGAAGTAAGAAGCGTATATTTACactgaattattaactttaACGAGAAGCACTGAAACTTAGAATACCAAGCATCAGTGGTGTTTCAAATAGTTACGTAGTCTTAATTAGTAGcttgaaattattaaatttagaaATCAATATCGTTGAAATTTAGAATATTAACGTTAGTGGCGCTCAAAATAAATATATCTCGACTTTTTAATTTAGGCGACGGTCGCACGCAATTCGATTTTGTCCATTTTATCGATAACGAGTGATCGCTAAAAACTAggaacataaaacaaaaagagaATCGATTTTCGTAAAATTCCAATTGTGATCTATGATCGTCCTAATATGGTCAGCAGATTCGGTTTTCGCCTTTCCTTCTTTATACGATTCCTATCTAGGGGAACGTTGAATAGGACAGCATCTCTATTCAGATTGAGTTTTTGAATCGAGAAGATTTAGTTGGTATCTCGGTGATGTTCAAGATTTTTAGGTATGCAATCCTTCTTTTCTTGCTCAATTGGGAATTCTTTTGCGTCCAGAGTACGACCTTCCTCTGATGTACAAGTTTTTGATGCAGACGTTAATTTGCAAGGTATCTGAGATGGTGGCAATTCGCATGATTCTGGCAATAGCGGTAATTCGCAAGATTCTGGTGCTGATGGTAATTCGCAAGATTCTGGAGTTGGCGGTAATTCGTAAGATTGTGGGATTGGTGACAATTCGCAAGATTTTGGCATTGGCAGTAATTCGCAACATTCTGGCAGTGATTCGCACGTGTCTGCCGTTGAGGGCAATTCGCAAGATTCTTGCGCTGGTGGTAATGTGTGAGATCCCGGCGCTGGTAGTAATTCGCGACATTCTGACGCTGGTGGTAATTCGCAAAATTTTAGGACTGATGGTAATTCGCGAAATTTTGACGCTAACGGTAATTCGCAAGATTGTTGCGCTGGCGGTAATTCGCAAGATTCTTGCGATGGCGGTAATTCGCAAGATTGTTGCGCTGGCGGTAATTCGCAAGATTCTTGCGATGGCGGTAATTCGCAAGATTGTTGCGCTGGTGGCAATTCGCAAGATTCTTGCGATGGCGGTAATTCGCAAGATTCTTGTGGTGGCGGTAATTCGCAAGATTCTTGCGATGGCGGTAATTCGCAAGATTCTTGCGATGGCGGTAATTTGCAAGATTCTTGCGCTGGCGGTAATTCGCAAGTTGCTGGCTCTTTTTGGCTTTCGACTTGATTGGTTTCTCCCAGTAACGGGGTCTCGTCTGAAAGAATTATAGTTTCGATATTGGTTAGCATTATTGATATGAAGTAGTTGATAAATATCAACAGTAATAATTACTCTTTAAACTATGGATgtgtatgcaaatttatatttttatgaatgaaaTTGAAGGAATGGAATGTTaatggaaatttgtttcacttTTAAAATACTTAAATCACgaagatattgaacaaaattaAATACGTACCTATTGATAATTGCTTCAACGTAGACGATATTTCATGATCGATAAACTCTTTAGACCCACAGGTCGGCTTTTGGTATTCGGATtctaaaaaaacaaaaattgtttgataaatttttcattgaaattatCCATCAAATAATTGTCGACATATTTCAATGAGACTCAAAATGACAAAGCAAATGGCACTTAACTTGTTAAGTGGAATTTCTTGGAATTTCTTCTTTAAATACGAACAGAGAAATACTCTTAGGAGAAGCTACTTAATATAAGCTGGAACTACTTGTGAATTGATAAACTACGAATACACATATAGAATATACGTTCTTTGCATATATTCTGTATATACGATGTTTTAGGATTTTTCGATCGAATTTCAAAGATCGATTCTTTTctaaaatttcatataaaatgtaaagataaaataattgataaaacgcACGAATAAAAAATCTGACCAAAAAATCCGAAAACACTATGTACGTTTCCTATAAAATTGTTTCCTATAGGATAAGGCTGTCGAAAAATGGTTCACGAGACACTTCACATTTAACATTGTTTCTATGAAACCATCTTTATTCTAATCAATGATCATTGGTTGAATTAGTCAGATTGGAAATTCCCTGCCTCGTAGCATCGGCTGGAAGAGTGGTTCACCGGAATAATCGGCTCGATGGATAGTGATTGTTTCGGTGAACTACTCGGACAGCCGATGGGCGTGTAAAAGACGGTGTCGCAGTCCTCGTCGAATTCCTTTGCCGACGAATACACGGACTCACCCGAACTGTCCACGCCGTATTTCTCGCCATCCGGGTTATCCTCCAATTTCTCCAAACTCAGTGTCTGCAACTTTGAATGGAAATATACTGTGTAAAGTGATAGAttacataaaatacaaaaaggacgctgataaaatatttataaagtaatatacatAGAAAATAGAGGGAAgtcctatttttctttttttcataagaaataaaatattaatataccgtcgtttaaacaaaattaatattttactgatagaaagaaaaaatcaaTATTCTTTTGGTTGAAACACTACATAAATCTATCTGTCAACAATCAAGTCATAACTCTCTAACGTGGTGTCAtcggcagtcaacgtgttaacgCGAGTTTACGAGCTTTTCCATTCACTTTTAATCGTTTCCCCTGTATATTTACCGAAAGAATCCCGCGAAAATTTGTATCGCGTGCCATAGTTTCCTCTCATTTCTTTCTATCTTTATTTGAAATCGTTCAATTACTGATAGGTATAGAGAAAACAAAATTTATCGTCTCCTTAAGGACTCGATATTCAGACGATtcgaacattttttaaatagatattttcatcgaattattcgTATATTTCTACCTAGGTATTTTAGTAGAATTATTCAAATCTTCTTCAAatacgtattttaatcgaattatttgaaattttatttaatcagGTATATTTCACTCTACTgcgactttatttcaattatttatgaaatacgACGACACATTGATTATTGTCTATAATTATTATCAGATTACTACATACAACAGACTGTATCTTGAAGCGATACGATGAATTCCTAAATATTCTACTACGAATTGTTTCACATCCACATTAAACACAAAATACAGAACGACCACAAGATTACTATATATATTGATTTTATCACTGTTTCCGTAGCTGTTAACGAAGATATTTTTTGGAGGCATTTGTTAGCTTCCCTCTGAATGTCCCTCACCTCCGTTATAGACACATCTTTGTCCGCTTCGTCGCTGCTCACCGAGCTGGATGCTGTGTTGATCCCTGTGCTACACGTGGCAAGCTAAAAAACCAAACCACAAATTTTCCTACAAGAAATTGTAAATTAAAGTAATCACGAACATATATTAATCTTGTTGGGATACGTCTAAATCATCAAACTCGAAATAAATGTCAACACTGGACCgtatcaatttttaaaaatatcaggTCACATTTTTCATAAgcttaaaaattaaagaaacagCAGCAGGTAAGAATATTAACGTTAGTGGCGCTCAAAATAAATATATCTCGACTTTTTAATTTAGGCGACGGTCGCACGCAATTCGATTTTGTCCATTTTATCGATAACGAGTGATGGCTAAAAACTAggaacataaaacaaaaagagaatcgattttcgtaaaatttcaatTGTGATCTATGATCGCCCTAATATGGTCAGCAGATTCTGTTTTCGCCTTTCCTTCTTTATTCGATTCCTATCTAGGGGAACGTTGGAGAGGACAGCATCTCTATTCAGGTTGAGTTTTTGAGTCGAGAAGATTTAGTTGGTATCTCGGTGATGTTCAAGATTTTTAGGTATGCAATCCTTCTTTTCTTGCTCAATTGGGAATTCTTTTGCGTCCAGAGTACGACCTTCCTCTGATGTACAAGTTTTTGATGCAGGCGTTAATTTGCAAGGTATTTGAGATGGTGGCAATTCGCATGATTCTGGCACTAGCGGTAATTCGCAAGATTCTGGTGCTGATGGTAATTCGCGAAATTTTGACGCTGACGGTAATTCGCAAGATTTTTGCGCTGGCGATAATTCTCAAGATTCTTGCGATGGCGGTAATTCGCAACTTCACTCTACTgcgactttatttcaattatttataaaatacgaCGACACATTGATTATTGTCTATAATTATTATCAGATTACTACATACAACAGACTGTATCTTGAAGCGATACGATGAATTCCTAAATATTCTACTACGAATTGTTTCACATCCACATTAAACACAAAATACAGAACGACCACAAGATTACTATATATATTGATTTTACCACTGTTTCCGTAGCTGTTAACGAAGACATTTTTTGGATGTATTCGTTAGCTTCCCTCTGAATGTCCCTCACCTCCGTTATAGACACATCTTTGTCCGCTTCGTCGCTGCTCACCGAGCTGGATGCTGTGTTGATCCCTGTGCTACACGTGGCAAGCTAAAAAACCAAACCACAAATTTTCCTACAAGAAATTGTAAATTAAAGTAATCGCGAACATATATTAATCTTGTTGGGATACGTCTAAATCATCAAACTCGAAATAAATGTCAACACTGGACCgtatcaatttttaaaaatgtcaggtcatatttttcataaacttaaaaattaaagaaacagCAGCAGGTAAGACAATTTTCTacgtttttaaatatattcccaaagatgtgaatttgcataaaaattcacagtTTACGTCATTAGCAATCGCTTTACTAGTACAAAGGTATAAACTTATTATATTACACTTGACTTGTGAAATATTCTTTTCCTGGACTCGACCTCGTCAAACTTGACTACGTTGGACAAGGTATTAAACTTAAAAGGATATATGTAACCATGAAAAGTTCATTCGTGACGGTCAGTGTGCATGATTTTTAATTACACAGATGGAATACTCACGTTAAAATCTAAATCGTCTGCGCTATCTTCCAAGGCCAATCTTTCAAGTTTCAAATGCAGCCTTTCGTTATCCGACTCGTCGCTATTTTCTTCGTCCGAAATGAGCTGAGAAAATTTGCGCTTCGCTTCATGGTGTATCGGACTGTCGACAGATTCTGTGGTTGATTTTTCGTCCGGCGTTGCCACCTGCGATCATTTCGTACAtttataaataatgataaatataaGTGGCATTGGGAATGTATcacttaaaaataattaatattttatatcaagtATACAATTACATAGGTATCCAATCGTATAATTGTACGAGACATAActgaaaataaaggaaaataaaatcATATAATAACTATAGACATCGATGACAATGCTCACGAAATAATTACGAACACGAATTGGAGTAATAATTGGATGACAAATGCTACATGAACCACAAAGTCTTCGTGATATTATCTCAAATTATTTTGTTAtacttattttaaataaaatttgctCAAGTCCACGAACAACTTATTCGAGGAATAAATCCTACTTACCGGTTCAAGATCCGTATGACTTATGCGAATTTTCGTTGGTGGTGGCGAAGGCGATGATTTAGACGTATCCAAGCAAGACAAAGTCGACAAAGTCAATCTAATGGATCTGATTAGGGCCTTCTTGGCCTCGATCATCGTCAATCTCTTGTCCTACATCCATCACCGAGACTATTATCGTACTAATTTTAATTATGTGTCTAAAAACTAACCGAGTTTGATGTCTACTCCTACAGTAATTAAAGTCCATTACTATTGATAAATCATTCCATAACATAAACAAACTTCCTACAAGCTTTTAGAATACACGCATAAACGTTTCTATTTATACTACAAACATAGGAAAATCGATATTCAAACAGATAAGTACCTATACGAGAAAACGTGTAACGAGCTTGACAGTACGTCGATTTACCTTGCTAATCGGACTACGCCGCAATGATTTCGCTATCTTCAAGTTCAGCGCTCTTAATCGTCTGCGGCTCCTTTGCATGGATTTTACCTGTAAACAAATATTTCGTACATCTATTAAGAAGTTACATTTTACGCTTTCGGATATTTTTGATCGTAACTAAAAAATTGAAACCTCGACAAATTCCTGTCatccattaaatattataattaatactcTACGTTCGATGTTCTACATATTTTCGTACATTACGTGCATTCTGTGTATTTATGAACCTTTAAACGACAAATAATAACGTCGCTAAAGCAATTATAAATTTGACTAAAAATTCTTTCGGAATTATATCATTACATACCATTCCACTCGGTTGGATTTGTGGATAGCCGAAAATATAAGCACCAACGTTAATTATACATCTGATGATTCGAAGTATCGCTAATCCTGGCAGGAATAGGAACCACGGTAGGGGTCTGGTAAGTTTCAACTTCCCGAATACTTTACCATCGTCCTCTGTTTTATAATACGAAACAATATAAATTAGTCCGTCCAATATTGTCGATATAAATTGTCGAATCTCTTGAAGTTATGGTAACgcataaagaaataaatttttaatatctttggtTATAATAGTAAAGTAGATTGAAATAGTTCGTAAAATAATTCAAACATACCAGCTTCGATTTCCTGAGCTGGTAAACTCCATTGTGCAGACTTCTCGATGACCCAGAGAAACGAGTCGAGTAATCTGAACAATGTCTGCCCTACGACAGTCTGTGAAGTGGTGATAAACATCGATGCTATCCATCTTTTCATACTTTTTGGCGTCCTGGTTATGTCCTGAAGAAGATTTCGAAAAAAGTTAGTTTCTTTATTATCCTGTTTAATTTACTTAATCACTTTTTACATCGACTTTCAATACTCACAGAAGTCGTAGTTACTTCATTCTCCATGATTAAATTTGATCTAAAAATGATGGCAAATTCTAGATAATCAATTACTAAACAAACTATAGTACACGTATTTATAATGTATGTTcgaataatataatacatatacgaTAATAGAATAGaagttaattaaatatttatcgattaattcgaattttcttattaagaaataattttagATACAGAACACGCGTTAACGGTAGCATAAATTGAAATTAGATATCTTTTATGTAAATCTTCGCGAATGATGTGAAATGTTGAAGTCTTAAATGATATAATTTTGATATAAATTATTACGAATATAAGGATAGAGAGTttagtttattttatatttaaaaatgattatttgaATTGTTTTATTGCGATGGAAATGacgttatttataaatttatgtaaCAGACTAGAAGTTCATACGTCAATTCAAGTATTACTATGCATCGATAATTATAACATTTATCGTTAGATAACATTTTTATGTATTAACTTTTAATTCTCAAGAGAAGAAAAATCGAGGCGCTGCGCCATTCCTATTCAGCATCCCGCTGTTCCCTCGTTACTTATATAtcttaacacttagccaacgATTAAACATGCTATTAAGTGATGTTAGCGATAAAAAAAAGTTATCCAGATATAAATTTTCCAATCTTTTACCAAAGTTATCCAGATATAAATTTTCCAATCTTTTACCAACTTATTTCATTGGTTTTAGATAATTTTATTCGATTGACTAATTCATTAGATATAATAGTAATTGCTGATTTCAATTAATAAGACAAACCTAGATAACGAATCTACAAAGTTTTACGTAAGATCGAAGATTTAGCTATCTTGTAGCAATCATTATTCCCGACGTatcaaagaaaataaaaaaatacatatttaatctGGAAATTGAGCAGCTTAAAAAACACAGTTTTCTTAACATTTAAATTAGAATCGCTCCCTTAcaacaaatatgaaaaataaatgtCAATATCGAAGCACAGTTAATGTGGAAATAATAACTTTACGATTAacgaaataacaaataaaaattgttacGAGATATCTTCCGTTTTGTATTATGATAGACATTACATTTACTTAAGTATTCTCGTCTCACATGTTATTCAAACAACTTCAGCCAACTACAAACGTTTAACAAGCCATACTTTAATTAAACATTTGCTTCCATTGACGACATACTTATATTAACGAAAGAACGGCAAACGATTTGCGAAAACATTACTTAATCAAACAAATCcacgatatttttttttctcgccTGATATTTGATATTTGACTCATTCTAAAAGATCATCCAATAATGAATGATCATTTTTGGCGGTGAATAATCAGAAAGTTCGTATAGTGGGGAACACGTGATAACAATATTATTCGTAATCCaagtttttttttataaagCCGGTATAAATAGTACCCACGTAATTTGTTCAGATTATTCTACGTAAATTGGCATAAAATCGTAAAGCAACCGCAATAATTATACGACATCGCGTCGATTGCTCCGTTGGCAGGAAATTAGCGAAATAAACGGCGAATACTTCGAAGGATAACGCAAAATCTCGAGGTTATCGTATAGAACGTTCATT is a window from the Bombus affinis isolate iyBomAffi1 chromosome 9, iyBomAffi1.2, whole genome shotgun sequence genome containing:
- the LOC126920381 gene encoding paternally-expressed gene 3 protein-like isoform X1, producing MENEVTTTSDITRTPKSMKRWIASMFITTSQTVVGQTLFRLLDSFLWVIEKSAQWSLPAQEIEAEDDGKVFGKLKLTRPLPWFLFLPGLAILRIIRCIINVGAYIFGYPQIQPSGMVKSMQRSRRRLRALNLKIAKSLRRSPISKDKRLTMIEAKKALIRSIRLTLSTLSCLDTSKSSPSPPPTKIRISHTDLEPVATPDEKSTTESVDSPIHHEAKRKFSQLISDEENSDESDNERLHLKLERLALEDSADDLDFNLATCSTGINTASSSVSSDEADKDVSITEVRDIQREANEYIQKMSSLTATETVLQTLSLEKLEDNPDGEKYGVDSSESEYQKPTCGSKEFIDHEISSTLKQLSIDETPLLGETNQVESQKEPATCELPPAQESCKLPPSQESCELPPSQESCELPPPQESCELPPSQESCELPPAQQSCELPPSQESCELPPAQQSCELPPSQESCELPPAQQSCELPLASKFRELPSVLKFCELPPASECRELLPAPGSHTLPPAQESCELPSTADTCESLPECCELLPMPKSCELSPIPQSYELPPTPESCELPSAPESCELPLLPESCELPPSQIPCKLTSASKTCTSEEGRTLDAKEFPIEQEKKDCIPKNLEHHRDTN
- the LOC126920381 gene encoding paternally-expressed gene 3 protein-like isoform X2; its protein translation is MENEVTTTSDITRTPKSMKRWIASMFITTSQTVVGQTLFRLLDSFLWVIEKSAQWSLPAQEIEAEDDGKVFGKLKLTRPLPWFLFLPGLAILRIIRCIINVGAYIFGYPQIQPSGMVKSMQRSRRRLRALNLKIAKSLRRSPISKVATPDEKSTTESVDSPIHHEAKRKFSQLISDEENSDESDNERLHLKLERLALEDSADDLDFNLATCSTGINTASSSVSSDEADKDVSITEVRDIQREANEYIQKMSSLTATETVLQTLSLEKLEDNPDGEKYGVDSSESEYQKPTCGSKEFIDHEISSTLKQLSIDETPLLGETNQVESQKEPATCELPPAQESCKLPPSQESCELPPSQESCELPPPQESCELPPSQESCELPPAQQSCELPPSQESCELPPAQQSCELPPSQESCELPPAQQSCELPLASKFRELPSVLKFCELPPASECRELLPAPGSHTLPPAQESCELPSTADTCESLPECCELLPMPKSCELSPIPQSYELPPTPESCELPSAPESCELPLLPESCELPPSQIPCKLTSASKTCTSEEGRTLDAKEFPIEQEKKDCIPKNLEHHRDTN